The genomic interval CAAAGATGTCAAACCATTCTGCATCAGGATCTTACACATACCCGACTAAAAAAATCGGGTATGTTTGACCAGGGTTTGACTTCGGTGCTAGGTTCTGAATAACAAATTCGAAATGTCAAAAACACCTGCTCCAGACCACCTAAGAGAATCCGCTATGACGCAGTCCATCGAACGCTCCACCGCTACCCAGCCCACCTTTTCGAACCTGAAGTGCCGAGAGTGTGGTGAGACCTACGACCTGGGTGCTAAGCACGTCTGTGAAGATGTCTGCTTTGGCCCCCTTGAGGTAGCCTACGACTACGATGCCATTCGCCAGCGGGTCACGCGCAGCACGATTCAAGCCGGGCCGCTGTCGATCTGGCGCTACAAAGATTTCCTGCCCGTCAGCACCGACACCCCCATCGATGTAGGTACGGGCATGACGCCGCTGGTACGCTCGACTCGGCTGGCCCGGCGTCTGGGCCTGAAAGAGCTTTACATCAAGAACGATGCCGTCAACATGCCCACCCTCAGCTTCAAAGATCGGGTGGTCTCGGTTGCGCTGACCCGAGCCCAGGAACTGGGGTTCACCACGGTCTCCTGCGCCAGCACGGGCAACCTGGCCAACTCCACGGCGGCGATCGCGGCCCATGCCGGGCTGGACTGCTGCGTCTTCATCCCCGCTGACCTGGAAGCCGGCAAGGTGCTGGGCACCCTGATTTACAACCCCACCGTGATGGCGGTGCAGGGCAACTACGACCAGGTCAACCGCCTCTGTTCCGAGGTGGCCAACACCCACGGCTGGGGCTTTGTCAACATCAACCTGCGCCCCTACTACTCCGAGGGTTCCAAGACCCTGGGCTATGAAGTGGCTGAGCAGTTGGGCTGGCGACTGCCCGACCACATCGTGGCCCCCTTGGCCTCTGGCTCTCTGTTTACCAAGATCTACAAGGGCTTCCAGGAGTTTGTTAAGGTGGGGCTGGTCGACGACAAGGCGGTGCGCTTCAGCGGGGCCCAGGCCGAGGGCTGCTCTCCCATTGCCCAAGCCTTTAGGGAAGGTCGGGATTTTGTCACGCCCGTGAAGCCCAACACGATCGCCAAATCGATCGCCATTGGCAACCCCGCCGACGGGATCTACGCCCTCGACATTGCCCGCAAGACCAACGGCAATATCGAGTCGGTCACCGACGCCGAGGTGGTCGAGGGCATGAAGCTGCTGGCCGAAACCGAGGGCATCTTTACCGAAACCGCTGGTGGCACCACCATCGCGGTGCTCAAAAAGCTGGTGGAAGCCGGTAAGATTGACCCCGATGAGTCTACGGTGGTCTACATTACCGGCAACGGCTTGAAGACCCAGGAGGCCGTGCAGGGCTACATTGGCGAACCCTTCACGATTGAGCCCAAGCTCGAGAGCTTTGAGCGGGCGCTGGAGCGCTCTCGCACCCTGGACCGCCTGGAATGGCAGCAGGTGCCGGTGTAGGGGGATAGGTAACTACAAAATGCGACGTTCAAAACTTTGCATTTTGAACGTCGCATTTACCACTTCCTACTTCGCCACTCCCCGACGCACTCAACTTACCCTCTGTTTACCTTCACTTCTATGGCTGTCAAAGTACTGATTCCCACTCCCCTGCAAAAGTTCACCAACAACCAAGCTGCCCTCGAATGCAGCGGCGGCACGATTGTGGAACTGCTCAATGACCTGGAGAGCAGCTGTCCCGGCATCAAGGCCCGGCTTTGTGACGATGCGGGCGAACTGCGCCGCTTTGTCAACTTCTACGTCAACAGCGAGGATATTCGGTTTCTAGACGGCAAGGAAACCGCCCTCAGCGATGGGGACGAAGTCAGCATCGTGCCCGCTGTCGCTGGCGGCTAGGGCTCAGCCTGACCAATCGCGATCGCCCCAGGGAGCTGAGCCTTGCTGGGGCGATCGCGTTTTTCTCGCACCAAACCTAGGGGCACCACCGCCCCACAGCCGTCACTATCCACAGCCGTCACAATAGAGATGGCGTTGCGGGCAGAAACCTTCTCTAACTATGGATATCGAACCGATTCTCGCTCAGGCTCTGGCTGGGGACGACATCTCCGCCGCCGATGGAGTAGCCCTCCTGCAGCAGCAGACCCCCGAGACCATAGCCGCCATTCGCACCACGGCTGACACCCTGCGCCAGCGCCAGGTGGGAGACACGGTAACCTACGTGGTCAACCGCAACATCAACTTCACCAATATCTGCGAGCAGCACTGCAGCTTCTGCGCCTTTCGCCGCGACGCCCAAACTGAGGGGGCCTACTGGCTCGATTTTTCCCCCATCCTCGAAAAAGCTGCTGAGGCCGTAGGCGTGGGGGCGACCGAAATTTGCATGCAGGGCGGACTCAACCCCGCCGCCCAGATCAACGGCAGCTCCCTACGCTATTACCTGAAGCTGGCCGCAACGATCAAAGGCAGGTATCCCCGCCTGCACCTGCACGCCTTTTCCCCCCAGGAAGTGCAGTTCATCGCTCGCCAAGACGGGTTGAGCTACCGCGAGGTGCTGCTGGCCCTGCGGGACGGGGGAGTGGACTCCCTGCCAGGCACCGCCGCGGAGGTGCTCGACGATGAAGTGCGCCGGGTGCTGTGTCCTGAAAAAATTGACGCTGCCACCTGGCTTGAGATCGTCGGGCTGGCCCACGAGGTTGGCCTACCCACCACCAGCACCCTGCTGTCGGGCCACATTGAAACTCCTGCCCAGCAGATCGCCCACCTGGACAAACTGCGCCAGCTACAGCGCCTGTCGATGGAATTGGGTCGGTCGGCCTCAATTACCGAGTTTATTGTGCTGCCCTTTGTGGGGCAGGAGGCCCCCAAGCCGCTGCGTCGCCGAGTGGGGCGTGACCAGCCGGTGCTGGCCGACGCGCTGGTGCTGATGGCGGTGGCCCGCATTTACCTGGGCAACTGGATTGTCAACCACCAGCCCAGCTGGGTGAAGCTGGGGCTGGCCGGAGCCACCACCGCCCTGAACTGGGGCTGCAACGACATCGGCGGCACGCTAATGGAAGAGCATATCACCACGATGGCTGGTGCCCAGGGCGGTACCGCTATGACGGTGGCCGAGCTGCGCGGGGCGATCGCCAGCCTGGGCCGTCCGGCCCGA from Leptolyngbya sp. KIOST-1 carries:
- a CDS encoding MoaD/ThiS family protein, whose protein sequence is MAVKVLIPTPLQKFTNNQAALECSGGTIVELLNDLESSCPGIKARLCDDAGELRRFVNFYVNSEDIRFLDGKETALSDGDEVSIVPAVAGG
- the thrC gene encoding threonine synthase — its product is MTQSIERSTATQPTFSNLKCRECGETYDLGAKHVCEDVCFGPLEVAYDYDAIRQRVTRSTIQAGPLSIWRYKDFLPVSTDTPIDVGTGMTPLVRSTRLARRLGLKELYIKNDAVNMPTLSFKDRVVSVALTRAQELGFTTVSCASTGNLANSTAAIAAHAGLDCCVFIPADLEAGKVLGTLIYNPTVMAVQGNYDQVNRLCSEVANTHGWGFVNINLRPYYSEGSKTLGYEVAEQLGWRLPDHIVAPLASGSLFTKIYKGFQEFVKVGLVDDKAVRFSGAQAEGCSPIAQAFREGRDFVTPVKPNTIAKSIAIGNPADGIYALDIARKTNGNIESVTDAEVVEGMKLLAETEGIFTETAGGTTIAVLKKLVEAGKIDPDESTVVYITGNGLKTQEAVQGYIGEPFTIEPKLESFERALERSRTLDRLEWQQVPV
- the cofH gene encoding 7,8-didemethyl-8-hydroxy-5-deazariboflavin synthase subunit CofH, with the protein product MDIEPILAQALAGDDISAADGVALLQQQTPETIAAIRTTADTLRQRQVGDTVTYVVNRNINFTNICEQHCSFCAFRRDAQTEGAYWLDFSPILEKAAEAVGVGATEICMQGGLNPAAQINGSSLRYYLKLAATIKGRYPRLHLHAFSPQEVQFIARQDGLSYREVLLALRDGGVDSLPGTAAEVLDDEVRRVLCPEKIDAATWLEIVGLAHEVGLPTTSTLLSGHIETPAQQIAHLDKLRQLQRLSMELGRSASITEFIVLPFVGQEAPKPLRRRVGRDQPVLADALVLMAVARIYLGNWIVNHQPSWVKLGLAGATTALNWGCNDIGGTLMEEHITTMAGAQGGTAMTVAELRGAIASLGRPARQRDTLYGTVPAEGTALAMGERHSASPTAARQSRSQSLMA